GAGGTTCCCTCCCCCTACGACGGGACCGTGGCGGAGCTCCGCGCCGAAGCGGGCCAGATGGTCCCGGTCGGCGACGTCATCATCACGTTCGACGTCCCCGACGAAGCCGGAGCCGAAGGGGAGGCCGAACCCGAGTCCGCGTCCGCGTCCGCGTCCGAACCCGAGACCACGACAGGGCCGAGCGACGCCCCAGCGGCGACCGAGCCGGCGGCGTCGGGCGACAGCGCCGCCGGGGCGGAGAGCGAGGGCGACGCAGACCACGAACCCGACGCGCGGGTGTTCGCCCCGCCGAGCGTCCGTCGGCTCGCCCGCGAGGAGGGCGTCGATCTCGCGACGATCGACGGGAGCGGCCCGGGCGGGCGGATCACCGAGGGGGACGTCCGGGCGGCGGCCGAAGCCGAGCCCGGAGCCAGCGCGGACGCCGCCGAGCGTGACGAGGGGCCCGCCGCGGTGAGTTTCGGCGGGCCGTCGGCGACGAGTGGCGACGCGGCGGAGGGAGGCGAAGCCGACGACGCGGCGAGCGGGGCGCCGACGCAGGCGACCGAGGCGGCCGGCCGCGACCGGACGCTCGCCGCGCCCGCGACCCGGAAGCTGGCGGCCGACGAAGGGGTCGACATCGACGACGTGCCCGCGACCGAACGGCGCGACGGCGAGGCGTTCGTCACGCCCGACGCGGTCCGGGCGTACGCCGAGGCCCAGCGGGCGGCACAGGAAGCCGACGCGGCCGCCGTGTCGGCGGGTGAGATCGGTGAGGCCGGGGATGGGGAGGCGGCGAGTCGCGAGCCCGTGGCTGGACCGCCCGCGACGGTCGAGACCGAACCCGTCACCGACGGGGAGGAGGACGAGCGGGTCCCCTACCGCGGCATCCGCCGGACCATCGGCGAGCAGATGCAGCGCTCGAAGTTCACCGCGCCGCACGTCACCCACCACGACACCGCCGTCGTCGACGACCTCGTCGCGCTCCGGTCGGAGTTGAAACCGCACGCCGAAGCGCGGGGCGTCTCGCTCACCTACACGCCGCTGGTGATGACGGCCGTAGTGAAGGCGCTGAAAGAGCACCCGAAGCTGAACGCCGTCTTCGACGAGGAGAACGAGGAGATCCTCCGTAAAAGGGAGTACCACGTCGGCGTCGCCGTCGCCACCGACGCGGGGCTGATGGTGCCCGTGGTTCGGGACGTCGACCGGAAAGGGGCGGTGGAGATCGCCTCGGAGCTCGGCGGCCTCGTCGAACGAGCACACGACCGGAGCATCGCCCGCGAGGAGATGCGGGGCAGCACGTTCACCATCACCAACTTCGGTGCCATCGGCGGCGAGTACGCCACGCCGATCATCAACTACCCCGAGGTCGCGATCTTGGGGTTGGGCGCGATCGAACAGCGGCCCGTCGTCGAAGAGGGGGAGGTCGTCGCACGACACACCCTCCCGCTGTCGCTGTCGATCGACCACCGCGTCGTCGACGGGGCGGACGCCGGACGGTTCGCCAACACGCTCATCGAGTATCTGGAGAACCCCCGGCTGTTGCTGTTGTGAGCTCGGGAGCGAGTCAGTCCGAGGCGGCTTCCGACGCCGGGTCGCCGCGGGCGACTCGAGAGTCGACGTGCGACGCGAGTCCGTCAAGCGTCTCCCCGAACGTCTCCTCGAACTTCGATTCCATCATCACTTTCGCCATCACCCAGCCCAGGGGGCCGAACTTCGGCGTGAACCGTGCCGCCATGGTGACTGCCGTCTGTGTGTCCACCTGTTCGTCCACGGAGATGGTGACGACGTTCTCTTTCAGCGGGAAGTCACCCATGTCGATGAACTCGACGGTGTAGGAGGTGTTCGGTTCGTAGTCGACGATTCGCTCCTCGATGCGACCACTCCCGTCGAGCACACACTCGCGGGTCGCACCCTCGCCGGTGTCGGGACCGGCGATGATTCCCGACTCGAGGACGCCGGGGTTGTACGTCGCGACGCCGCCGAAGTCGTCGAGGACCTCCCAGACGGCAGCCGTCGGTGCGTCGATCGTTCGGGTGACAGTGACCTCGTGCATAGCACTCGTTCGGCGCTTCGGATCATAGCGCTCTCGCGGTCGTGTGCGGGAGAGGCACTGGCTCGAACCGAAGACCGCGGCGGACGCTCGCCGGCGAGTACACTCACGCGGCCACGACATCGACGCCGCCGACGAGGAGTCGAGTTTCCGGAGAACCACCGGCTGCTGTTGGTGTGAGCGGGTGTGTCGTTGTAGGCAGGGTGTGTTGTCGTGAGTCGGGTGTGTCGCTGTAAGCGAGTGCGTTCGCTGAGCGAGCGCGACCGAACCGCTCGACGGTGGAGGACGGACTGCCCCGGTGTGGTGTGGACGGTCGGGTAGGTCGTGCTCGCGTCGGGTGGAACGAGGGAGACAGCGAGCGAGGGCGGCCACCAGGGCGGTGAGGCCACGTCCTCCCCAGCCGATTGCGGTCCTCGTCGTTCGCTCCGCTCACGACCGCGGTCCTCATCCCTCGCGCGTTTGTCGCCGGACGGAGCCGGCGACGGCACGCGCCACCGCACCGCGGTCGGTGGCGGAGCGGTCGGCGCGCGGGAGCGGACGTCGTGAACGACTCGCGCGGGGTCTTCGTGAGCGATCGGAGCGAGTGACCAGCGTGAACGAGAACGACCCGTTCTGCCGCGTGGTGTCCATTTAACACCACAGACGGTGAGAACCGACACATGGTCGTCGGAGACATCTCGACAGGGACGGAGCTTCTGGTGATCGGCGCGGGACCGGGCGGCTACGTCGCCGCGATCCGCGCCGCCCAGAAGGGGCTCGACACGACGCTCGTCGAGCGTGACGCGTACGGCGGGACCTGCCTCAATCACGGCTGTATTCCGTCGAAGGCGTACATCACGGCGTCGGGGCTGGCCCACGACGCCGGCAACGCAGCGGAGATGGGGATCCACGCCGACCCGGTTGTCGACATGGCCGGGATGCGCGACTGGAAGGACGGCGTCGTCGATCAGCTGACGGGGGGCGTCGAGAAGCTCTGTAAGGCCAACGGCGTCAACCTCGTCGAGGGAACGGCTCGGTTCGACGGCCCGAACCGGGTACGGGTCGCCCACGGC
This Salinigranum marinum DNA region includes the following protein-coding sequences:
- a CDS encoding dihydrolipoamide acetyltransferase family protein; the encoded protein is MIREFKLPDVGEGVAEGELVAWHVKPGDGVVEDQVVAEVETDKALVEVPSPYDGTVAELRAEAGQMVPVGDVIITFDVPDEAGAEGEAEPESASASASEPETTTGPSDAPAATEPAASGDSAAGAESEGDADHEPDARVFAPPSVRRLAREEGVDLATIDGSGPGGRITEGDVRAAAEAEPGASADAAERDEGPAAVSFGGPSATSGDAAEGGEADDAASGAPTQATEAAGRDRTLAAPATRKLAADEGVDIDDVPATERRDGEAFVTPDAVRAYAEAQRAAQEADAAAVSAGEIGEAGDGEAASREPVAGPPATVETEPVTDGEEDERVPYRGIRRTIGEQMQRSKFTAPHVTHHDTAVVDDLVALRSELKPHAEARGVSLTYTPLVMTAVVKALKEHPKLNAVFDEENEEILRKREYHVGVAVATDAGLMVPVVRDVDRKGAVEIASELGGLVERAHDRSIAREEMRGSTFTITNFGAIGGEYATPIINYPEVAILGLGAIEQRPVVEEGEVVARHTLPLSLSIDHRVVDGADAGRFANTLIEYLENPRLLLL
- a CDS encoding SRPBCC family protein, which gives rise to MHEVTVTRTIDAPTAAVWEVLDDFGGVATYNPGVLESGIIAGPDTGEGATRECVLDGSGRIEERIVDYEPNTSYTVEFIDMGDFPLKENVVTISVDEQVDTQTAVTMAARFTPKFGPLGWVMAKVMMESKFEETFGETLDGLASHVDSRVARGDPASEAASD